The Mycolicibacterium mageritense genome contains a region encoding:
- a CDS encoding APC family permease, which yields MALVSKLSTATRRLVLGRPFRSDKLSHTLLPKRIALPVFASDALSSVAYAPEEIFLVLSVAGLTAYSMTPWIGLAVAGVMLIVIASYRQNVHAYPSGGGDYEVVTTNLGPTAGLTVASALMVDYVLTVAVSMSSAMSNIGSAVPFVNDHKVLFAVVAILLLASMNLRGIRESGTAFAIPTYAFMIGMYIMLGWGLFQIYVLGNPLRAESAGFEMHSEHGEVLGFALVFLVARAFSSGSAALTGVEAISNGVPAFRKPKSRNAATTLLLLGVISVTLFMGIIMLAKATGVQMAERPHEQLVGAPPDYHQKTLIAQLADAVFHDFPVGLYLIAGVTALILVLAANTAFNGFPVLGSILAQDRYLPRQLHTRGDRLAFSNGILFLAFAAIAFVVAFRAEVTALIQLYIVGVFVSFTLSQIGMVRHWTRLLRTETDAAARRHMMRSRIINAVGLTATGTVLVIVVVTKFLAGAWIAILAMSALFGIMKLIHKHYDTVARELEAQDDSEKGDIVLPSRNHAVVLVSKLHLPTKRALAYARATRPDVLEAITVSVDDAETRALVHQWEDSEISVPLKVIASPYREITRPVLDYVKRVTKESPRTVVTVFIPEYVVGHWWEQVLHNQSALRLKGRLLFMPNVMVTSVPWQLSSSERLKALQPQSAPGDARRGFLE from the coding sequence TTGGCACTCGTGTCCAAGCTTTCGACGGCGACGCGCCGGTTGGTCCTGGGGCGACCGTTCCGCAGTGACAAGCTCTCCCACACCCTGCTGCCCAAGCGGATCGCGCTGCCGGTCTTCGCCTCCGACGCGCTGTCCTCGGTCGCGTATGCGCCCGAGGAGATCTTCTTGGTGCTCTCGGTCGCCGGGCTCACCGCCTACTCGATGACGCCGTGGATCGGCCTGGCGGTCGCCGGGGTCATGCTCATCGTGATCGCCAGCTACCGGCAGAACGTGCACGCCTACCCTTCCGGTGGCGGCGACTACGAGGTGGTGACGACGAATCTGGGGCCGACGGCCGGTCTCACGGTGGCCAGCGCGCTCATGGTCGACTACGTGCTGACCGTCGCGGTGTCTATGTCGTCGGCGATGTCCAACATCGGCTCGGCGGTCCCGTTCGTCAACGACCACAAGGTGCTCTTCGCCGTGGTGGCGATCCTCTTGCTGGCCTCCATGAACCTGCGCGGGATCCGGGAGTCCGGCACGGCCTTCGCCATCCCCACCTACGCGTTCATGATCGGCATGTACATCATGCTGGGCTGGGGCCTTTTCCAGATCTACGTGCTGGGAAATCCGCTGCGGGCCGAATCGGCGGGTTTCGAGATGCATTCCGAGCACGGCGAGGTGCTCGGCTTCGCGTTGGTGTTCCTGGTGGCGCGGGCCTTCTCGTCGGGATCGGCCGCCCTGACCGGTGTCGAGGCCATCAGCAACGGTGTGCCGGCATTCCGGAAACCGAAGTCGCGCAACGCGGCCACCACGCTGCTGCTGCTGGGTGTGATCTCGGTGACGCTGTTCATGGGAATCATCATGTTGGCCAAGGCGACCGGCGTGCAGATGGCCGAGCGGCCCCACGAACAGCTGGTCGGCGCGCCACCGGACTACCACCAGAAGACGCTCATCGCCCAGCTGGCCGATGCAGTGTTCCACGATTTCCCGGTCGGGCTCTATCTCATCGCGGGCGTGACCGCACTGATCCTGGTGCTCGCGGCCAACACCGCGTTCAACGGGTTCCCGGTACTCGGCTCGATCCTGGCGCAGGACCGGTACCTGCCGCGGCAGCTGCACACGCGTGGCGACCGGCTGGCGTTCTCCAACGGCATCCTGTTCCTGGCCTTCGCCGCGATCGCGTTCGTCGTCGCGTTCCGCGCCGAGGTGACGGCCCTGATCCAGCTCTACATCGTCGGCGTGTTCGTGTCGTTCACGCTCAGCCAGATCGGCATGGTGCGGCACTGGACGCGGTTGTTGCGCACCGAGACCGATGCGGCGGCGCGGCGGCACATGATGCGTTCGCGGATCATCAACGCGGTCGGACTGACCGCGACCGGAACCGTGCTCGTGATCGTCGTCGTGACGAAGTTCCTGGCCGGCGCGTGGATCGCGATCCTGGCCATGAGCGCGCTGTTCGGGATCATGAAACTGATCCACAAGCACTACGACACCGTGGCGCGTGAGCTGGAGGCCCAGGACGACAGCGAGAAGGGCGACATCGTGCTGCCGAGCCGCAACCACGCGGTGGTGCTGGTGTCCAAACTGCACCTGCCGACCAAGCGGGCACTGGCCTACGCGCGTGCGACGCGCCCCGATGTGCTGGAGGCCATCACGGTCAGCGTCGACGACGCCGAGACTCGCGCTCTGGTGCACCAGTGGGAAGACAGCGAGATCAGCGTGCCGCTCAAGGTGATCGCCTCGCCCTACCGTGAAATCACGCGTCCCGTCCTGGATTACGTCAAACGCGTGACCAAGGAATCGCCGCGGACGGTGGTCACGGTGTTCATCCCGGAGTACGTGGTGGGCCACTGGTGGGAACAGGTGCTGCACAACCAGAGCGCGTTGCGGCTCAAGGGCAGGCTGCTGTTCATGCCGAACGTGATGGTGACATCGGTGCCATGGCAGCTCAGTTCGTCGGAGCGGCTCAAGGCGCTGCAGCCACAGTCGGCGCCGGGTGACGCCCGCCGGGGCTTCCTCGAATGA
- a CDS encoding class I SAM-dependent RNA methyltransferase, protein MTELILTAGAAANGGSCVARHEGRVVFVRYALPGETVRARVLDERGSYWHAEAVEILEPSSGRIDSLCPIAGVNGAGCCDLAFAEPDAAREIKGAVVGNQLSRLGGFDWAGVAEPVGSAGATGWRTRVRLDTTGAGQPGFHRYHSAELVTDLNCAQLPAGLLDELVGTHWPAGVQLHVALDSEGSRHVVQSGPKDGRKNPTRVVSGDYEAVQRIGERVWRVPVTAFWQAHRDAAALYSELVAGWAQLGAGQTAWDLYGGAGVFAAALAESVGDSGHVVTVDTSRGASRAARTALADLSSVSVVTDSVRRALSHQSARADVAVLDPPRTGAGREVIDQLAAAEVPRIIHIGCEAASFARDVGLYVRHGYAVEELRVFDSFPLTHHVECVAVLTR, encoded by the coding sequence ATGACCGAACTGATCCTGACCGCGGGCGCGGCCGCCAACGGCGGCAGTTGCGTGGCCCGCCACGAGGGCCGCGTGGTGTTCGTGCGCTATGCGCTGCCCGGCGAGACGGTGCGCGCACGCGTGCTCGACGAACGCGGATCGTATTGGCACGCAGAGGCTGTCGAAATCTTGGAGCCGTCAAGCGGTCGTATCGATTCGCTGTGCCCGATTGCGGGGGTGAACGGCGCGGGTTGCTGCGACCTGGCGTTCGCCGAGCCGGATGCCGCGCGGGAAATCAAGGGCGCGGTGGTGGGCAATCAGCTGTCCCGGCTCGGGGGATTCGACTGGGCCGGGGTGGCCGAGCCGGTGGGCTCTGCCGGGGCCACCGGCTGGCGCACCAGGGTGCGGCTGGACACCACCGGTGCCGGACAGCCTGGATTTCATCGTTATCACAGCGCCGAACTGGTCACCGATCTGAACTGCGCGCAGCTGCCTGCCGGGCTGCTCGACGAGCTGGTCGGAACCCATTGGCCCGCGGGCGTGCAACTGCATGTGGCGCTGGACTCCGAAGGCAGCAGGCACGTCGTGCAGTCCGGCCCCAAGGACGGCCGCAAGAACCCGACCCGGGTGGTGTCGGGCGACTACGAGGCCGTGCAGCGCATCGGTGAGCGGGTCTGGCGGGTTCCGGTGACGGCGTTCTGGCAGGCCCACCGGGACGCGGCCGCGCTCTACAGTGAATTGGTCGCGGGCTGGGCGCAATTGGGCGCAGGCCAGACGGCGTGGGATCTGTACGGCGGCGCCGGGGTGTTCGCGGCGGCGCTGGCCGAGTCGGTGGGGGACAGCGGGCACGTGGTCACCGTGGACACGTCGCGGGGAGCGTCTCGCGCGGCTCGCACCGCGCTGGCCGACCTGTCGAGCGTCTCTGTGGTGACGGATTCGGTGCGGCGTGCGCTGTCCCACCAGAGTGCACGGGCCGATGTCGCGGTGCTGGATCCGCCGCGCACCGGCGCGGGCCGCGAGGTGATCGACCAGCTCGCCGCGGCCGAGGTGCCGAGGATCATCCACATCGGTTGTGAGGCAGCCTCGTTCGCCCGGGACGTCGGCCTGTATGTGCGGCACGGTTACGCCGTGGAGGAGCTGCGGGTGTTCGACTCGTTCCCGCTCACCCACCACGTGGAGTGCGTTGCGGTACTGACACGCTGA
- a CDS encoding D-amino acid dehydrogenase, whose protein sequence is MRIAVIGAGVVGVATAYTLADRGHEVEVYDRRSEVATDTSASTAGLIAPGHSYAWASPTAPRMLLRSLAGADTSIRVRPRADADLIRWGLRFLRECTPSRSRANTLAKLRLARYSQQLLGELAHREGLQFWHTDRGVLYLYREEAELAVAERNSTLLREHGRHQRVLGRDEIAAVEPALRHSRVTFAGAIHDTSDATGDPHLFATALAEACRRRGVRFHLGTTVTGFATDGATVTDVCTTGADIHADAIVLAAGAASPLLTRTMGLRIPVYPAKGYTLTAAVKDLDTAPRTGGIDERSLVAWSRFGGDIRMSATAEFVGYDRGFSAADFAGIVAAGDELFPGAIDWDSARYRTGLRPMTPDGPPLIGLGRHDNLYYNTGHGHVGWTMACGSAQLLADLIEGRRPDIDPAPYSPVPRRRR, encoded by the coding sequence GTGAGGATCGCCGTCATAGGAGCCGGTGTGGTCGGCGTGGCAACCGCATACACGCTGGCAGACCGGGGCCACGAGGTCGAGGTCTACGACCGGCGGTCCGAGGTGGCCACTGACACCTCGGCAAGCACCGCGGGCCTGATCGCACCGGGTCACTCGTACGCCTGGGCCTCGCCCACCGCGCCGCGAATGTTGTTACGTTCGTTGGCCGGCGCCGACACCTCGATCCGGGTGCGCCCCCGCGCCGACGCCGATCTCATCCGATGGGGCCTACGGTTCCTGCGGGAATGCACGCCGTCGCGGTCCCGAGCGAACACACTGGCCAAGTTGCGGCTGGCCCGCTACAGCCAGCAACTGCTCGGCGAGTTGGCGCATCGGGAAGGGCTGCAGTTCTGGCACACCGACCGCGGTGTCCTCTACCTGTACCGCGAAGAGGCCGAACTGGCTGTGGCCGAGCGCAATTCCACTCTGCTGCGCGAGCACGGCCGCCACCAGCGGGTGCTGGGGCGCGACGAAATCGCGGCCGTCGAGCCCGCGCTGCGGCACAGCCGCGTCACGTTCGCCGGCGCGATCCACGACACGTCGGACGCCACCGGGGATCCTCACCTGTTCGCCACCGCCCTCGCCGAAGCGTGCCGGCGCCGCGGTGTGCGGTTCCACCTCGGCACCACGGTCACCGGCTTCGCGACCGACGGCGCCACGGTGACCGATGTCTGCACCACGGGCGCCGACATCCACGCCGACGCGATCGTCCTTGCCGCGGGTGCCGCCAGCCCACTGCTCACGCGCACGATGGGCCTGCGCATCCCCGTGTACCCGGCCAAGGGGTACACCCTGACGGCGGCTGTCAAGGATCTCGACACCGCCCCGCGCACGGGCGGGATCGACGAACGGTCCCTGGTGGCGTGGTCGCGCTTCGGGGGTGACATCCGCATGTCGGCCACCGCCGAATTCGTGGGCTACGACCGTGGTTTCAGCGCTGCGGACTTCGCGGGCATCGTTGCCGCAGGCGACGAGCTGTTTCCGGGCGCGATCGACTGGGACAGTGCGCGATACCGCACGGGGCTTCGCCCGATGACCCCCGACGGACCGCCCCTGATCGGCCTCGGCCGGCACGACAACCTGTACTACAACACCGGACACGGTCACGTCGGATGGACCATGGCGTGTGGGTCCGCCCAGCTGCTCGCCGATCTGATCGAAGGCCGTCGCCCCGACATCGACCCGGCACCCTACAGCCCGGTGCCGAGGCGTCGGCGGTAG
- a CDS encoding sodium:solute symporter family protein, whose product MTPLDWALLAGYFVLLIVIGLQTMKRIKNPDDFAVAGNRIVWPVFFGSLAAAFLGGGASIGVAGATMRDGYVYMFAFCAFGVQTVLVGLFIAPRLKHYRGAHTLGDVMAEHYGKSARVITGVLSLALCSGILGAQALAIGTVVNATLDVPTVPAVIIGMGIVVLYSSFGGAWAVIQTDLLQFVFLGVFLPVALLIGLHAVGGPGALLDQVPADHLSLLGDYTPLKFLTLFVALLLGETLVPPYAQRTFSTPDSRHARIGYTMAGFFSFCFYFTSASIGLVALVLYPDIKTDEALPTVVMNLMPIGILGLVIAALLAVVMSTASSYLNSTAVVLTKDLYQPIRAAAVAPKRRLTLERTTSVVAGAAATVFALSVPSIVDALLYSYALWAPTIIIPLFGAVLFGVRSTPAALSAIAAGALVTGVWQWGLHGPFGLDDGLIPGVLANLVVYTTVAAATAHRYPRQRQAPLVPQGEPA is encoded by the coding sequence ATGACACCTCTCGACTGGGCCCTGCTCGCAGGGTATTTCGTACTGCTGATCGTCATCGGCCTACAAACCATGAAACGGATCAAGAACCCCGACGACTTCGCCGTCGCGGGCAACCGCATCGTGTGGCCCGTGTTCTTCGGCAGCCTCGCCGCGGCATTCCTCGGCGGCGGCGCGTCCATCGGCGTTGCCGGGGCCACGATGCGCGACGGCTACGTCTACATGTTCGCGTTCTGCGCGTTCGGTGTTCAGACCGTTCTGGTCGGCCTGTTCATCGCCCCGCGACTCAAGCACTATCGCGGCGCCCACACTCTCGGTGACGTCATGGCCGAGCACTACGGCAAATCGGCTCGCGTGATCACGGGAGTGCTGTCGCTTGCGCTGTGCTCAGGCATCCTCGGCGCCCAGGCACTGGCGATCGGGACGGTCGTCAACGCCACCCTGGATGTGCCGACCGTACCCGCCGTGATCATCGGAATGGGCATCGTGGTGCTCTACTCGTCCTTCGGAGGCGCGTGGGCGGTGATCCAGACCGACCTGCTCCAGTTCGTGTTCCTCGGCGTGTTCCTGCCCGTCGCACTGCTCATCGGCCTGCACGCCGTCGGCGGCCCTGGTGCGTTGCTCGACCAGGTGCCCGCCGACCACCTCAGCCTGCTCGGCGACTACACCCCGCTGAAGTTCCTGACGCTGTTCGTGGCCCTGCTGCTCGGCGAAACCCTGGTCCCGCCGTACGCGCAGCGGACCTTCTCGACGCCCGACTCACGCCATGCCCGGATCGGCTACACGATGGCCGGGTTCTTCTCGTTCTGCTTCTATTTCACCTCCGCCTCAATCGGTTTGGTGGCGCTCGTGCTCTATCCCGACATCAAGACCGACGAGGCTCTGCCGACCGTCGTGATGAACCTCATGCCGATCGGGATCCTCGGACTCGTGATAGCCGCCCTGCTCGCAGTCGTGATGTCCACCGCAAGTTCCTATCTCAACTCCACCGCCGTGGTGTTGACCAAAGATCTGTACCAACCGATCCGGGCCGCCGCGGTGGCCCCGAAACGCCGACTCACGCTCGAGCGCACCACGAGCGTCGTAGCAGGCGCTGCCGCAACGGTTTTCGCGCTGAGCGTGCCGTCGATCGTCGACGCACTGCTCTACAGCTACGCACTGTGGGCACCGACGATCATCATCCCGCTGTTCGGCGCGGTGTTGTTCGGTGTCCGCTCCACCCCCGCCGCCCTGTCGGCCATCGCCGCGGGCGCACTCGTCACCGGCGTCTGGCAGTGGGGCCTGCACGGCCCCTTCGGCCTCGACGACGGGCTCATCCCCGGCGTGCTGGCCAACCTCGTGGTCTACACCACCGTCGCGGCAGCCACCGCGCACCGTTATCCGCGGCAACGCCAGGCACCCCTCGTACCGCAAGGAGAACCCGCGTGA
- a CDS encoding CdaR family transcriptional regulator, with protein sequence MLGQALAQQIAEEITDVIGHNVLITDESGIVVGSGDQSRVGQFHEASVEVIRSRRTIAHSSDDARHLVGTLPGVTVPLIIDDDVVGTVGLSGSPDQVEQFGLVVKRQTEILMQEAARIGTRMTRERAVAELLREVCEWHHSRVPKAQLLRRARTMGYDLTQPRRIVLVHWEESDTGPDEPDPAQMIRDVETVFHAEGDLVAALSRTVIAVATPDDEKSRPVGQRCAELMSDQVATQGFRIAIGSRASGVAELNVSARDAFDALQLGPAVHPDLRVHRIEQVRLHQALSVVPIDSRRRLADGLLGPLLADREWPVLRETLIAWGDSAFNITKAAAALHVHRNTLIYRLDKIARMLGRPLDESGLAVAVYVTCVLDRLGRGPEHR encoded by the coding sequence ATGCTTGGGCAGGCGCTGGCGCAGCAGATCGCCGAGGAGATCACCGATGTGATCGGACACAACGTGCTGATCACCGATGAGTCCGGGATCGTGGTCGGCAGCGGCGACCAATCGCGGGTCGGACAGTTCCACGAGGCTTCGGTCGAGGTGATCCGCAGCCGGCGCACCATCGCGCACAGCAGCGACGACGCGCGTCACCTCGTCGGTACGCTGCCCGGCGTCACCGTTCCGCTCATCATCGACGACGACGTGGTCGGCACGGTCGGGCTGTCCGGATCCCCGGACCAGGTCGAGCAGTTCGGCCTCGTGGTGAAGCGGCAGACCGAGATCCTCATGCAGGAGGCGGCCCGGATCGGAACGCGGATGACGCGGGAACGCGCTGTTGCCGAGCTGCTGAGGGAGGTCTGTGAATGGCACCATTCGCGCGTCCCGAAAGCCCAACTGCTGCGCCGAGCCCGCACGATGGGCTACGACCTGACCCAGCCGCGCCGCATAGTGTTGGTCCACTGGGAGGAATCGGACACCGGCCCGGATGAGCCGGATCCGGCCCAGATGATCCGCGACGTCGAGACCGTGTTCCATGCCGAGGGCGATCTGGTGGCGGCGCTCTCGCGAACGGTGATCGCCGTGGCCACGCCAGACGACGAGAAGTCCCGGCCGGTGGGGCAGCGCTGCGCCGAGTTGATGTCCGATCAGGTTGCCACCCAAGGATTCCGGATCGCGATCGGATCTCGCGCCTCGGGGGTTGCCGAACTCAACGTGTCGGCCAGGGACGCTTTCGATGCGCTTCAACTGGGACCGGCGGTGCATCCGGATCTGCGGGTGCACCGCATCGAACAGGTGCGGTTGCACCAGGCACTCTCGGTGGTGCCGATCGACTCCCGCAGACGTCTCGCGGACGGGCTCTTGGGACCGTTGCTCGCCGATCGCGAGTGGCCGGTGCTGCGCGAGACGTTGATCGCGTGGGGCGACAGCGCGTTCAACATCACCAAGGCGGCCGCCGCGCTACACGTGCACCGCAACACGCTGATCTACCGACTCGACAAGATCGCCCGGATGCTCGGGCGCCCGCTCGACGAATCCGGGTTGGCCGTGGCGGTGTACGTCACGTGTGTGCTCGACAGGCTCGGTAGGGGGCCCGAGCACCGATGA
- a CDS encoding GGDEF domain-containing protein, with protein sequence MSPYDHYYARTALLAAQGQQARMRRLVTAMITCLAAVPLLLAFTPSGPPGVFRYVGIAVSACGLLMALWWRRRQWPSRKQSWLVVSIGTVGIGAICVLITNPAVGLLGSAALSLVTTYAAFLHSRRVLALTWLTSGIVVTYLAVRVALIDFWLGLCGAVVAMLVIVTTSALCRMAIGLLDHDNLQHPNEIDPLTGLLNRDAFNIHAATMLGSHSRHDDQFLVIIAVGIDDMSLLSDMDGSHSTIHARVAVGQALRETVRHRVPLAHVSDSEFLIADVFKTNDPSPLVNRIRIAISTTPMRLTASIGTACGPLRPLTALPTEQVIDAVVDLAISAMEQSRAAGGNQTTYAQYPTPSVGPNPPE encoded by the coding sequence TTGAGTCCTTACGATCACTACTACGCGCGCACCGCCCTGCTCGCGGCACAGGGCCAGCAGGCCCGCATGCGCCGGCTCGTGACGGCGATGATCACGTGCCTGGCCGCAGTGCCGCTGCTGCTGGCCTTCACGCCGTCCGGTCCGCCGGGGGTCTTCCGGTACGTCGGTATCGCCGTCAGCGCATGCGGCCTCCTCATGGCGTTGTGGTGGCGCCGCCGCCAGTGGCCCAGCCGCAAGCAGTCCTGGTTGGTGGTCTCGATCGGCACCGTCGGCATCGGGGCGATCTGCGTGCTGATAACCAACCCTGCGGTCGGACTGCTCGGTTCGGCCGCCCTCAGCCTCGTCACGACCTACGCCGCATTCCTGCACAGCCGCCGCGTGCTGGCGCTGACCTGGCTGACCTCCGGCATCGTCGTCACCTACCTCGCGGTCCGCGTCGCGCTCATCGACTTCTGGCTGGGCCTCTGCGGCGCCGTCGTGGCCATGCTCGTGATCGTGACCACGTCGGCGCTGTGCCGAATGGCGATCGGCCTGCTCGACCACGACAATCTCCAGCACCCGAACGAGATCGACCCGCTCACGGGCCTGCTCAACCGCGACGCGTTCAACATCCATGCCGCCACCATGCTGGGGTCGCACAGCCGTCACGACGACCAGTTCCTGGTGATCATCGCGGTCGGGATCGACGACATGTCGTTGCTGAGCGACATGGACGGCTCGCACAGCACGATCCACGCCCGGGTCGCGGTCGGGCAGGCGTTGCGGGAGACCGTACGTCACCGGGTGCCACTCGCACACGTGTCCGACAGCGAATTCCTGATCGCCGATGTGTTCAAGACCAATGATCCGTCACCGCTGGTGAACCGGATCCGCATCGCGATCAGCACCACGCCCATGCGACTGACCGCCAGCATCGGCACCGCGTGCGGCCCGCTGCGCCCGTTGACGGCGCTGCCCACCGAGCAGGTCATCGATGCGGTGGTCGACCTCGCGATCAGCGCGATGGAGCAGTCCCGCGCCGCGGGTGGCAACCAGACCACCTACGCGCAGTACCCGACGCCGAGCGTCGGTCCGAACCCGCCGGAATGA
- a CDS encoding FAD-dependent oxidoreductase translates to MFIPTTIADQYQQAASDNLRILVVGAGIAGITAAQLLRRAGHRPVLIERAEDGKHPGYMLALMPMADGALDELGVREAYRAASVPFHDYAMRGHTGRLLRVDSMTRILQRYGDYRGISRGALIEVLTSGGCAVTLGTTVGAVTETAEGVRIRMSERDHVRELDFDLVLIADGINSSTRELIPSARPVEVVDTQWGGWVVWAPAHAVPAQRGEELWGVGRFAGLYPVAGAVGVFLGGPRADTAAGAAAFVEQFRRTLTVVDPPIEAALSAVADDPDPYYWSLTDCRSAAWTTSRTVLLGDAAAGFLPTAGIGAGMAMESAWVLCRLLRHAHRENLADVLSAYERTQRPRVEAAQDNSRGLARLVFRRSRALAVLRELAMRIASVDVAIKPIQRLLADQPKPDEIAASVG, encoded by the coding sequence ATGTTCATTCCCACGACAATCGCCGATCAATACCAGCAGGCCGCCTCTGACAACCTCAGAATTCTCGTGGTCGGCGCAGGCATCGCCGGAATCACCGCGGCCCAGTTGCTGCGGCGGGCCGGCCACCGTCCCGTGCTCATCGAACGCGCCGAGGACGGAAAGCACCCCGGCTACATGCTGGCCCTGATGCCCATGGCGGACGGCGCGCTCGACGAGCTCGGGGTACGCGAGGCCTACCGGGCGGCCAGCGTGCCGTTCCACGACTACGCCATGCGCGGACACACCGGCCGCCTGCTCCGCGTCGACTCGATGACGCGAATCCTCCAGCGCTACGGCGACTATCGAGGAATTTCCCGTGGCGCCCTCATCGAAGTTCTCACGTCCGGCGGCTGCGCCGTGACGCTCGGTACCACCGTCGGGGCCGTCACAGAGACCGCCGAGGGGGTCCGGATACGCATGTCCGAACGCGACCACGTCCGGGAACTGGACTTCGACCTCGTGCTCATCGCCGACGGAATCAACTCCAGCACAAGGGAACTGATACCGTCGGCGCGCCCCGTCGAAGTGGTCGACACGCAGTGGGGCGGGTGGGTCGTGTGGGCACCCGCGCACGCCGTCCCCGCGCAGCGCGGTGAGGAACTCTGGGGTGTGGGACGTTTCGCAGGGCTGTACCCGGTGGCCGGCGCGGTCGGGGTGTTCCTCGGCGGCCCGCGGGCCGACACCGCCGCCGGTGCTGCGGCCTTCGTCGAACAGTTCCGGCGCACGCTCACGGTGGTGGATCCGCCGATCGAAGCCGCCCTGTCTGCCGTCGCCGACGATCCCGACCCGTACTACTGGTCGTTGACCGATTGCCGCAGCGCCGCGTGGACGACGTCACGCACCGTGCTCCTGGGCGACGCGGCAGCCGGATTCCTGCCCACCGCCGGAATCGGCGCGGGCATGGCGATGGAGTCGGCCTGGGTGCTGTGCCGACTGCTGAGGCACGCGCACCGCGAGAACCTCGCCGATGTCCTCTCGGCCTACGAGCGCACCCAACGTCCCCGCGTGGAGGCCGCGCAGGACAACTCGCGCGGGCTCGCCAGACTGGTCTTCCGGCGCAGCCGGGCACTCGCGGTTCTGCGGGAACTCGCGATGCGGATCGCGAGTGTCGATGTCGCCATCAAGCCGATCCAACGACTGCTGGCTGACCAGCCAAAACCCGACGAAATCGCGGCGTCGGTCGGCTAG
- a CDS encoding TetR/AcrR family transcriptional regulator yields the protein MNIGFPSTCCDSTLPLSVPGGPHCYAERMHEGRLNRMPAARRRRLMEVAADEFASSGYVNASLNRIIATCGMSKSSFYYVIDSKGELFDFVMRELIRDVSDKFDIPAPREFDGDDFWQRVEAFFAELTAVSAREASALTLGRMFYAGAPDDEAGAAAELINAVRGWVEELLRVGRRCGAVRDDLPEALQYEVAVRLLQVFDEWTVAHYEELTAGDREQLAVAQFATVKRVLAAV from the coding sequence ATGAACATCGGCTTTCCTTCCACCTGCTGTGACTCGACGCTACCATTGTCTGTACCAGGTGGTCCACACTGCTATGCTGAGCGAATGCACGAGGGCCGGCTCAACCGGATGCCGGCGGCGCGCCGCAGGCGTTTGATGGAGGTCGCCGCCGATGAGTTCGCCTCCAGCGGTTATGTGAACGCGTCGCTGAACAGGATCATCGCGACCTGCGGTATGAGCAAGAGTTCGTTTTACTACGTGATCGACTCAAAGGGCGAGCTCTTTGATTTCGTCATGCGCGAGCTGATTCGCGATGTCTCCGACAAATTCGATATACCCGCACCACGTGAATTCGACGGTGACGATTTCTGGCAGCGCGTGGAGGCATTCTTTGCCGAGCTCACTGCGGTGTCGGCTCGTGAGGCGTCGGCGCTGACGCTCGGCCGGATGTTCTACGCGGGCGCACCCGACGATGAAGCCGGTGCCGCAGCCGAGTTGATCAACGCGGTCCGGGGCTGGGTCGAGGAATTGCTGCGCGTCGGCCGCCGGTGCGGTGCGGTGCGAGACGATCTGCCCGAAGCGCTGCAATACGAGGTGGCGGTGCGGCTGCTGCAGGTGTTCGACGAGTGGACGGTGGCCCACTACGAGGAGTTGACGGCCGGGGATCGTGAGCAGTTGGCGGTGGCCCAGTTCGCCACCGTCAAGCGGGTACTGGCGGCTGTCTAA